The genomic window TGATACAACGTCTTGAGTTTGATGCCGGACAGATTCACCCGACCATCGGATTCCACCGGCTCCAGAAAGATGGTCCCCTCCCATGAAATTTTCTCTCCCTTACCGATCTCCGCCGTGAACGCATGGGCACTCTCGCCTCCCTCGGCCTGCACCGTGCTGAAGTTGCGCAGCACAATTTCAAACGGCACCACGTCGATCACTACCGGCCGCGCCTTTGAATCATCTCGATATTCAATAATGCCTTGTCCGATCTCCAAGAGATCGATCTGCACCGGCATCATCTTCTTCGGCTCGTTGGTTGGAGCAGGAGGCTGGGGCGCCTCATCCGGAGGCGGAACCAACGACATCAGATTCAGCTTGCCCTCACGATTGACCTTGGCCGCCACGAACGGCATGACGAGACGGATCTCATCGAACGCGACTTTTTGCAAGAGCAGCGTCGTCGCGCGTAGATTCACGACCAGCTCTTCAAAACCTAGGATCGGCGTCTCATTCTCCCCCCGTACCTCTAACCCAGTGAGGCGGAGCGAGAGCGCAAACGGATTGAAGACGGCCTCGCGCAAGACGACCGGGTGCTTGATCTGATCCGAGACCGTGGGAATGACATACGATGTAATCAGATAGGGAAGCAGAAAAAACCCGACGAGCGTATAAAGCGTGAGAAGGCCCAGCAAGATGCCGATCAGCACTCGGGGGCGGAGTATTCGGCGCATGCGGTCTCAAACCCCTCAGAAGCCAATATGGAGATGAAACTATAGGGGACGGAGGAGTGAATGTCTACTGGGAGATCCCCCACTGGGTCATGCAATTTATTAGGGAATGCAACCCGCTGTCCATTTGACTTGAAAATCAAGAGGTCATAAAAATGTTTCGCTCACACATCTTGCAGACAGCGCGAAAGAAGGCAAACCCAGAACCCTCTAACCACCGGAATTAGAAAACTGAGGGCATGGACGAGGAAGGCCTGGGCTTGGGATCGTCGAAGATTCCGACTCCAAGACGACCGGGATGTGCGATGGTCTGCAAGGGCTCATCATCCGCAATATGACAGAAGTTTTTGTGAGCGAGTGCTCTTACCGCTAAGCTCCTGGCGTTCTCTGCAGGATGTCCCTAAAAATTTTCGCTGCAAGGTACTGGGCTACAGCTTGCTCATAGCGCCATTGTCCATCTATCGAAATGGAGTATTGTTGACCAACGACCAGCGAGTCGGCTGTATCCACATAGTGATCGATATCGCCGCCGTTCCGAGCCACATGGACCACCTGCGCAGGACCGATCCATCCTCGATCCGCCGTCTGACATTGTGCCTCCGGAAGAAATAACGTGTGAGATAACCGCACAATAGGGCGCTCTCCAAGCTCAATGGCTGTGACTGTGGCAAAAGTCCGTAAATCAGGATCGGGAAGCTCCTCTTGTCGAATAGTGTCAACCATGCGGGTGTCCCTCATACGCTGCTCCTCGCGGTGAGTAGAGCTGAACGCGGACTTCGCTCGAAAGGGCACGAACGGAACGGATTCATGACAGCTTGGAACACCGTGCATTTCAACAGAGGCTTCATGAGGCCAGTCATATCTGGCTCACCCTGTTCAACGTGGTCATGGTAGATTAGCCGTTCAGTGCGAGGTGCACCACACGCGACAAATCTCATGTTTCCACTGCTGGAAAAGGCGGTGACGGAGGGGCTTATTTCATTCCAAGGCTGCTCTGATCAACGGAAGATTATGTGGAGCCGACGGTACATGTACCGTCGCTTATTGTCCGCCTGGCTCTTTTTGCAGGACAGCACCAGGCGCGTGCTGGAGCGGATTAGAGACCTTAAGCGGCGGCGGAAAGATGAACAGGATGTCCGAGGCGATCGCGTAGACGCGGCCGTCTGGTCCGATCGCAGGCGGCGATTTCCCGCCCCCGACCCAGTCAAACCTCTGCAACTCCAACTGCGCGTCCGCGTCTAGAGTAACGAACGCGTCGATCGTCGAGACGAAGACATGGGTGCGGGACGCCGCAGCCGAGGTATAAGACGATGGGAGCGACGCTTGCGACACCACTTGGCCGTTGTTCAAGGCCGCAAGCCCGGACGTGCCGACGACAACGGCGAAGCCGTTCACCGTGAGTGTCGCCGGTCCATACACTATGCCCGGACTCGCGACTGGCGCAAGCTTGCTCGCGTTCGGTCCGGAGAAGACTATTTCTCCCCCGCCGGTGCTGACAAGCGTGTGGCCGTCAGGCAAGACCATCGGCGCGGAAACGAACGATCGCCCGTCATCGCGTAGCCGAAACGTCTCTGTCAGACCGGCCGCGGAGGTGGCGGTGAATCCTTTAATGATGTGACGCTGGTCGCTGACAACGACATGCGGTGCGCCGCCGCCGGCGAACGTGAAGACACCGACGCCGGGCATGGGTGGGGGGGCCTCCGCCTCCCGAGGCGGATTGTAGTCACATTGGCCGAATCCGCAAATCGCGCAATAGACGAAGCCTCCAGGAGGAATAAGGCAAAGAGCATCGGATGCGCTGATTCCCTTGCCTTTGGCCGTCGCCCCGCCGGTTGCAGTCCCCGGCTGTCCTGCCACCAACCGATCGATTACGACGCCCCCATCGGGAGAGAATCCGATAAGCCGCATCTCCACGCCGCTTATGTTGCGATTCCTATAGATCGCGGGCGCGAGAATGATCTCTCGACCGCCGACACTGACGATGTTGGGCGGCGCGGTAGTGGGGGCGCGAAGCCCCTTCATGGGGAAGGGCGTCCGTGTCAGCAAGGCGCCGGTGGCGTTGAACGCATATAACGTCGATCCGATTTGAGTTTTCTTGATAGCTCCTATTTTGGTAATCTTCAACTTGGCGCCGATCACATAAACTCTGCCGTCTGCTCCGATGGCCGGTGAGGCAACAATGGTCTCGCCGGCGTCGATGTCCCGGCTCCAGAACGGTTTGCCGTCCGCATGTAGAGCGATAAGCTTCCCTTCCTGCGTGCCGAGATAGACGCTTCCATCGGTGGCGATGACAGGACCAGCGCCCAGTGCGAACGTGCCGAGACCCGGAACGCTGAGGGAGCTCCCGGCAGCCGGCTTCGTATCCACATCGGCGAACCCCCGATTGGCAGCGTCGCCATGGAAACCTTCCCAGGCGCCGATCGCCGGAGTCGTCATCTGCACGATCGCCCCACACATCATGGCAGCCGCCATTCGGACGAGCGATTGGATCATTTGAACCTCCTTCCTCGGCTTACAAATCGGTGAGAACGAATACATAGCACCTGGTGCCGAACGATCCGGGATACTCGGGGGGGACATATCTGTATCTGTCGTACACATCTTGGTTGTCAAACCATATCCTGCCCTACTAACCAAGCGCGTTACCGAGAGGATTATAAAGCTTGCATATAACTATCGAGTAGGTTGGACAAGTGGTGCGCCCGGTTGGAATCGAACCAACGACCCTCAGCTTAGAAGGCTGATGCTCTATCCGACTGAGCTACGGGCGCACGTTGCTATTTCAACGAGTTAGGGTCTGGCAATTTTCCGGCCAATCCCTCTAGTGTTCCCGGCGTGTTCTCTTGAAGGTATTTATGCACCTTCAATGCAGCTTCATGCAAGTCTCTTTCCTCTATGGCGTTGTACCGTTTCCACATCTTCTCTGACTTATGGCCGATGATCTTCGTCAGACTGCGTGTAGTGCTCCCCTGAAATCAAGCCACCTGAGTTAGGCGCAGGCAAGCCACGTACAGATTCGCCAAGCCTCAAGCTGATGAACAGTCAGTGGGTATTCTTCGCCAACCCACGGTACCGGACTTTGGCCCATCCAACGATCCGCTTGATCACCAAGAACACATGCTCGACTTTGGCGCGGACCTTCGACTTCGTGCGATTGCGGGCACGCTCGGCCTCGCTCAAGGGCCGATGGCGATAGGCTTTCGTCTGGATAAAGCTCTGGACATCGGTGGCGACCTCCATGATGGGTCCTCGGCTCACCTGCAAGCCTTGCTTGACCAAATGCTCTCGGATTCGCACAAAGAGTTGTTCGCCCAGCTGGTGGGCTTCCCAGCAACTGGCGAAACTTGCAGATCGTCGTCTCATCCGGCACAGGCTCGCAGACCAGATCAATGCCGACGAATTGCCGCATGGCCCGTGAGTCGTACAGCGCCTCCTCCATCGTTGGATCCGACAGGGTGAACCACTGTTGCAGACAATGGTGGCGCAGCATGCGTTCGATGCCCACCGGCGGACGCCCCGGCCCCTCGGCCTTGGGAGACACCGGCGCAATCGTGGCGACCAGGTCTGTCCACGGCACGACGCGGTTGCTCTCGTCGAGAAACCGCTCCCGGCGAGCAATCTGCCTTCGCCCACCGAGCCTTGGGGTGGTCCTTTGCACCAGGAGCGTGATCCACCTCATCAGACATGATTCTT from Candidatus Nitrospira nitrificans includes these protein-coding regions:
- a CDS encoding alanyl-tRNA editing protein, which gives rise to MRDTRMVDTIRQEELPDPDLRTFATVTAIELGERPIVRLSHTLFLPEAQCQTADRGWIGPAQVVHVARNGGDIDHYVDTADSLVVGQQYSISIDGQWRYEQAVAQYLAAKIFRDILQRTPGA
- a CDS encoding outer membrane protein assembly factor BamB family protein encodes the protein MIQSLVRMAAAMMCGAIVQMTTPAIGAWEGFHGDAANRGFADVDTKPAAGSSLSVPGLGTFALGAGPVIATDGSVYLGTQEGKLIALHADGKPFWSRDIDAGETIVASPAIGADGRVYVIGAKLKITKIGAIKKTQIGSTLYAFNATGALLTRTPFPMKGLRAPTTAPPNIVSVGGREIILAPAIYRNRNISGVEMRLIGFSPDGGVVIDRLVAGQPGTATGGATAKGKGISASDALCLIPPGGFVYCAICGFGQCDYNPPREAEAPPPMPGVGVFTFAGGGAPHVVVSDQRHIIKGFTATSAAGLTETFRLRDDGRSFVSAPMVLPDGHTLVSTGGGEIVFSGPNASKLAPVASPGIVYGPATLTVNGFAVVVGTSGLAALNNGQVVSQASLPSSYTSAAASRTHVFVSTIDAFVTLDADAQLELQRFDWVGGGKSPPAIGPDGRVYAIASDILFIFPPPLKVSNPLQHAPGAVLQKEPGGQ
- a CDS encoding transposase; this encodes MRRRSASFASCWEAHQLGEQLFVRIREHLVKQGLQVSRGPIMEVATDVQSFIQTKAYRHRPLSEAERARNRTKSKVRAKVEHVFLVIKRIVGWAKVRYRGLAKNTH